One Malus domestica chromosome 11, GDT2T_hap1 genomic region harbors:
- the LOC103447413 gene encoding UDP-glycosyltransferase 71K1 (The RefSeq protein has 1 substitution compared to this genomic sequence), giving the protein MKKVELVFIPSPGAGHHLPTLQFVKRLIDRNDRISITILAIQSYFPTTLSSYTKSIAASEPRIRFIDVPQPQDRPPQEMYKSRAQIFSLYIESHVPSVKKIITNLVSSSANSSDSIRVAALVVDLFCVSMIDVAKELNIPSYLFLTSNAGYLAFMLHLPILHEKNQIAVEESDPDWSIPGIVHPVPPRVLPAALTDGRLSAYIKLASRFRETRGIIVNTFVELETHAITLFSNDDRVPPVYPVGPVIDLDDGQEHSNLDQAQRDKIIKWLDDQPQKSVVFLCFGSMGSFGAEQVKEIAVGLEQSGQRFLWSLRMPSPKGIVPSDCSNLEEVLPDGFLERTNGKKGLICGWAPQVEILAHSATGGFLSHCGWNSILESLWHGVPIATWPMYAEQQLNAFRMVRELGMALEMRLDYKAGSADVVGADEIEKAVVGVMEKDSEVRKKVEEMGKMARKAVKDGGSSFASVGRFIEDVIGQN; this is encoded by the exons ATGAAGAAAGTGGAACTCGTGTTCATCCCATCACCAGGAGCAGGCCACCATCTACCAACGCTGCAATTCGTTAAGCGTTTGATCGATCGCAACGACAGAATTTCGATCACCATTCTTGCCATCCAGTCATACTTCCCAACTACTCTAAGTTCATACACAAAATCGATTGCAGCCTCAGAACCCCGAATCCGATTCATTGATGTCCCACAACCTCAAGATCGACCTCCGCAAGAGATGTACAAGTCACGAGCACAAATCTTCTCTCTTTACATTGAGAGTCACGTCCCCAGTGTCAAGAAAATCATCACCAACCTCGTCTCCTCTAGTGCTAATAGTTCAGATTCGATTCGTGTTGCTGCTTTGGTAGTTGATTTATTCTGTGTGTCCatgattgatgtggccaaagaaCTCAATATTCCTTCTTATCTTTTCCTGACAAGCAATGCAGGATATCTAGCTTTCATGCTCCACCTTCCAATTCTTCATGAAAAAAACCAGATTGCTGTTGAAGAATCCGATCCCGATTGGTCAATCCCAG GTATTGTCCACCCGGTTCCTCCAAGAGTTTTGCCTGCGGCTTTGACAGATGGTAGGCTCTCCGCTTACATCAAGTTGGCTTCAAGATTTAGAGAGACTAGAGGCATTATAGTAAACACATTTGTAGAGTTAGAGACACATGCTATCACATTGTTTTCCAATGACGACCGAGTCCCTCCAGTGTACCCAGTCGGGCCAGTGATCGACCTGGATGACGGTCAGGAACATTCCAACCTAGACCAGGCACAGCGCGACAAGATCATCAAATGGCTTGATGACCAGCCTCAGAAATCTgttgtgtttttgtgttttggtaGCATGGGAAGCTTTGGGGCAGAGCAAGTCAAGGAAATAGCTGTAGGGCTTGAACAAAGTGGGCAGAGGTTTTTATGGTCCCTGCGCATGCCGTCACCCAAAGGCATAGTCCCAAGTGATTGCTCAAATCTTGAAGAAGTTTTGCCAGATGGGTTCTTGGAGAGGACCAATGGGAAGAAAGGGTTGATATGTGGGTGGGCCCCACAGGTGGAGATCCTGGCCCACAGTGCAACCGGAGGGTTCTTGTCGCACTGCGGGTGGAACTCGATATTGGAGAGCTTGTGGCATGGCGTCCCTATTGCGACGTGGCCCATGTATGCAGAGCAGCAACTCAATGCTTTTAGGATGGTGAGGGAGTTGGGGATGGCGTTGGAGATGAGGCTGGATTACAAGACAGGCAGCGCTGATGTGGTGGGGGCGGACGAGATTGAGAAGGCTGTGGTTGGTGTGATGGAGAAGGATAGTGAGGTGAGGAAGAAGGTGGAAGAGATGGGAAAGATGGCTAGAAAAGCTGTGAAGGATGGagggtcttcatttgcttctgttGGGAGATTTATTGAGGATGTGATTGGTcagaattag
- the LOC139189398 gene encoding pentatricopeptide repeat-containing protein At2g29760, chloroplastic-like, which translates to MYAKCGDLDKALEVFKSVERRDVFVWSAMIAALAMHGKGRDALDCFSRMLETKVKPNSMTLTNHAGLVDEGRTFLFQMEPVFGVVPGVKHYACMVDILGCSGNLEEAIELIEKMPIAPTASVWGAVLRAFGLHGNVQLAEKACSHMLELEPKTLTARLKLH; encoded by the coding sequence ATGTATGCAAAGTGTGGGGATCTGGATAAGGCACTTGAGGTGTTTAAATCAGTGGAAAGAAGAGATGTGTTCGTATGGAGTGCTATGATTGCTGCTCTGGCAATGCATGGGAAAGGGAGGGATGCATTGGATTGTTTCTCAAGAATGCTAGAAACCAAGGTGAAGCCCAATTCCATGACACTCACCAACCATGCTGGATTGGTGGACGAAGGAAGAACGTTTCTCTTTCAAATGGAGCCAGTTTTCGGGGTTGTGCCTGGTGTAAAGCACTATGCTTGCATGGTCGATATTTTAGGTTGTTCTGGAAATCTGGAGGAAGCTATAGAGTTGATTGAGAAAATGCCAATAGCTCCTACTGCTTCTGTATGGGGGGCTGTTCTTCGGGCCTTTGGACTTCATGGGAATGTTCAGCTTGCTGAAAAGGCGTGTAGCCATATGCTTGAGTTGGAGCCGAAAACGTTAACAGCAAGATTGAAACTTCATTAG
- the LOC114819462 gene encoding uncharacterized protein, which produces MVIPLHCLKNWICASIRHVSQDFELSLYTNSQLKVSYNTQDKSWDIDELIAQCVQEETRQKLERGKDVETVNFVQVGKGKKFNNAGNNSEIWLGNLVQHLAGIVEAGEGREGTDGDKLAGGVGVEEKACTEHLGVDLLQLLDAGAVVD; this is translated from the exons ATGGTTATTCCGCTGCACTGTTTAAAAAATTGGATCTGTGCAAG CATCCGCCATGTCTCTCAAGACTTTGAACTTAGCTTATATACCAACTCTCAGCTGAAGGTGTCTTATAATACACAAGACAAGAGTTGGGATATAGATGAGCTCATCGCACAATGTGTTCAAGAGGAGACTCGGCAAAAGCTAGAAAGAGGCAAGGATGTTGAGACTGTGAATTTTGTGCAAGTAGGAAAGGGGAAGAAATTCAACAATGCTGGAaataattcag AGATTTGGTTGGGGAATTTGGTCCAACACTTGGCGGGCATAGTCGAGGCTGGAGAAGGAAGAGAGGGCACAGACGGTGATAAGCTTGCTGGCGGAGTAGGGGTCGAAGAGAAGGCCTGTACGGAGCATTTGGGAGTGGACTTGCTTCAGCTGCTTGATGCTGGTGCAGTGGTCGATTGA
- the LOC103447412 gene encoding UDP-glycosyltransferase 71K1-like, whose product MKKVELVFIPAPGAGHLVPTLQFAKRLIDRNDRISITILAIQSFYPTTLSSYTKSIAASEPRIRFIDVPQPQYRPPQEMYKSRAKIFSLYIESHVPSVKKIITNLVSSSANSSDSIRVAALVVDLFCVSMIDVAKELNIPSYLFLTSNTGYLAFMLNLPILHEKNQIAVEESDPDWSIPGIVHPVPPRVLPVALTDGSCSAYIKLASRFRETRGIIVNTFVELETHAITLFSNDDRVPSLYPVGPVIDLDDGQAHSNLDQAQRDKIIKWLDDQPQKSVVFLCFGSMGSFGAEQVKEIALGLEQSGQRFLWSLRMPSPKGTVPSDCSNLEEVLPDGFLERTNGKKGLICGWAPQVEVLTHSATGGFLSHCGWNSILESLWHGVPIATWPMYAEQQLNAFWMVRELGMALEMRLDYKTGSADVVGADEIERAVVGVMEKDSEVRKKVEEMGKMARKAVKDGGSSFASVGRFIEDVIGEN is encoded by the exons ATGAAGAAAGTGGAACTAGTGTTCATCCCAGCACCAGGAGCAGGCCACCTTGTACCAACGCTGCAATTCGCAAAGCGTTTGATCGATCGCAACGACAGAATTTCGATCACCATTCTTGCCATCCAGTCATTCTACCCAACCACTCTAAGTTCATACACAAAATCGATTGCAGCCTCAGAACCCCGAATCCGATTCATTGATGTCCCACAACCTCAATATCGACCTCCGCAAGAGATGTACAAGTCACGAGCAAAGATCTTCTCTCTTTACATTGAGAGTCACGTCCCCAGTGTCAAGAAAATCATCACCAACCTCGTCTCCTCTAGTGCTAATAGTTCAGATTCGATTCGTGTTGCTGCTTTGGTAGTTGATTTATTCTGTGTGTCCatgattgatgtggccaaagaaCTCAATATTCCTTCTTATCTTTTCCTGACAAGCAATACAGGATATCTAGCTTTCATGCTCAACCTTCCAATTCTTCATGAAAAAAACCAGATTGCTGTTGAAGAATCCGATCCCGATTGGTCAATCCCAG GTATTGTCCACCCGGTTCCTCCTAGAGTTTTGCCTGTGGCCTTGACAGACGGTAGCTGCTCCGCTTACATCAAGTTGGCTTCAAGATTTAGAGAGACTAGAGGCATTATAGTAAACACATTTGTAGAGTTAGAGACACACGCTATCACATTGTTTTCCAATGACGACCGAGTCCCTTCACTGTACCCAGTCGGGCCAGTGATCGACCTGGATGACGGTCAGGCACATTCCAACCTAGACCAGGCACAGCGCGACAAGATCATCAAATGGCTTGATGACCAGCCTCAGAAATCTgttgtgtttttgtgttttggtaGCATGGGAAGCTTTGGGGCAGAGCAAGTGAAGGAAATAGCTTTAGGGCTTGAACAAAGTGGGCAGAGGTTTTTATGGTCCCTGCGCATGCCGTCCCCCAAAGGCACCGTCCCAAGTGATTGCTCAAATCTTGAAGAAGTTTTGCCAGATGGGTTCTTGGAGAGGACCAATGGGAAGAAAGGGTTGATATGTGGGTGGGCCCCACAGGTGGAGGTCCTGACCCACAGTGCAACCGGAGGGTTCTTGTCGCACTGCGGGTGGAACTCGATCTTGGAGAGCTTGTGGCATGGCGTCCCTATTGCGACGTGGCCCATGTATGCAGAGCAGCAGCTCAATGCTTTCTGGATGGTGAGGGAGTTGGGGATGGCGTTGGAGATGAGGCTGGATTACAAGACAGGCAGCGCTGACGTGGTGGGGGCGGACGAGATTGAGAGGGCTGTGGTTGGTGTGATGGAGAAGGATAGTGAGGTGAGGAAGAAGGTGGAAGAGATGGGAAAGATGGCTAGAAAAGCTGTGAAGGATGGagggtcttcatttgcttctgttGGGAGATTTATTGAGGATGTGATTGGtgagaattag
- the LOC103447411 gene encoding UDP-glycosyltransferase 71K1: protein MKKVELVFIPSPGAGHLVPTLQFAKRLIDRNDRISITILAIQSSFPTTLSSYTKSIATSEPRIRFIDVPQPQDRPPQEMYKSRAKFFSLYIESHVPSVKKIITNLVSSSSNSSDSIRVSALVVDFFCVSMIDVAKELNIPSYLFLTSNAGYLAFMLHLPILHEKNQIAVEESDPEWSIPGIVHPVPPRVFPVALTDGSCSAYIKLASRFRETRGIISNTFVELETHAITLFSNDDRVPPVYPVGPVIDLDDGQAHSSLDQAQRDKIIKWLDDQPQKSVVFLCFGSMGSFRAEQVKKIALGLEQSGQRFLWSLRMPSPKGTVPSDCSNLEEVLPDGFLERTNGKRGLICGWAPQVDILAHSATGGFLSHCGWNSILESLWHGVPIATWPMCAEQQLNAFRMLRELGMALEMRLDYMTGSADVVGADEIERAVVGVMEKDSEVRKKVEEMGKLARKAVKDGGSSFASAGRFIEDVIGESWGFK, encoded by the exons ATGAAGAAAGTGGAACTCGTGTTCATCCCATCACCAGGAGCAGGCCACCTTGTACCAACGTTGCAATTCGCAAAGCGTTTGATCGATCGCAACGACAGAATTTCGATCACCATTCTTGCCATCCAGTCATCCTTCCCAACCACTCTAAGTTCCTACACAAAATCGATTGCAACCTCAGAACCCCGAATCCGATTCATTGATGTCCCACAACCTCAAGATCGACCTCCGCAAGAGATGTACAAGTCACGAGCAAAGTTCTTCTCTCTTTACATTGAGAGTCACGTCCCCAGTGTCAAGAAAATCATCACCAACCTCGTCTCCTCTAGTTCTAATAGTTCAGATTCGATTCGTGTTTCTGCTTTGGTAGTTGATTTCTTCTGTGTGTCCatgattgatgtggccaaagaaCTCAATATTCCTTCTTATCTTTTCCTGACAAGCAATGCAGGATATCTAGCTTTCATGCTCCACCTTCCAATTCTTCATGAAAAAAACCAGATTGCTGTTGAAGAATCCGATCCTGAATGGTCAATCCCAG GTATTGTCCACCCGGTTCCTCCTAGAGTTTTTCCAGTGGCTTTGACAGATGGTAGCTGCTCCGCTTACATCAAGTTGGCTTCAAGATTTAGAGAGACTAGAGGCATTATATCAAACACATTCGTAGAGTTAGAGACACATGCTATCACATTGTTTTCCAATGACGACCGAGTCCCTCCAGTGTACCCAGTTGGGCCAGTGATCGACCTGGATGATGGTCAGGCACATTCCAGCCTAGACCAAGCACAGCGCGACAAGATCATCAAATGGCTTGATGACCAGCCTCAGAAATCTgttgtgtttttgtgttttggtaGCATGGGAAGCTTTAGGGCAGAGCAAGTGAAGAAAATAGCTTTAGGGCTTGAACAGAGCGGACAAAGGTTTTTATGGTCCCTGCGCATGCCGTCACCCAAAGGCACAGTCCCAAGTGATTGCTCAAATCTTGAAGAAGTTTTGCCAGATGGATTCTTGGAGAGGACCAATGGGAAGAGAGGGTTGATATGTGGGTGGGCCCCACAGGTGGATATCCTGGCCCACAGTGCGACCGGAGGGTTCTTGTCACACTGCGGGTGGAACTCGATCTTGGAGAGCTTGTGGCATGGCGTCCCTATTGCGACGTGGCCCATGTGTGCAGAGCAGCAGCTCAATGCTTTTAGGATGTTGAGGGAGTTGGGGATGGCGTTGGAGATGAGGCTGGATTACATGACCGGCAGCGCTGACGTGGTGGGGGCGGACGAGATTGAGAGGGCTGTGGTTGGTGTGATGGAGAAGGATAGTGAGGTGAGGAAGAAGGTGGAAGAGATGGGAAAGTTGGCTAGAAAAGCTGTGAAGGATGGagggtcttcatttgcttctgcTGGGAGATTTATTGAGGATGTGATTGGTGAGAGTTGGGGTTTTAAGTAG